A window of the Branchiibius hedensis genome harbors these coding sequences:
- a CDS encoding ABC transporter substrate-binding protein, protein MTGSAASGATRRSVLGAAGAGLAGLALAACGGNTGRPADSGSSAGGKPTLAQWYHQYGEDGTEAAAKRFAAAYPNATVNVTWVPGDYDKKVAASLLTNAGPDVFEAGNGPSIDMILGNQVVDLSGLLGDARSDYAPWLLDRMTYKDKLYGIPQDIDMQLFVYRKSMLSKAGVEPPKTLEELVAAAGKLTTGKVKGLFLGNDGGAGVVGGPILWSTGHDYLGRDNQPDFNNADVQSALSTFHTLFTSGHLLLGAPSDWSEPNAIAQGLTAMQWTGLWTLPALTKALGDDFGVLPFPAIGASGKQSVPVGAYASAVNAKSAHTSAAKDFVKWLWVDQTDKQLEWAQSYGFHIPARISLQAKADKLKTGPAADAVRYATDYGHVQTPLLWTPTSAAAFSDAIDKIIRSGANPASTLAGVESTVNTELKRFA, encoded by the coding sequence ATGACGGGATCTGCAGCGAGCGGGGCAACCCGGCGCAGTGTGTTGGGTGCGGCGGGAGCCGGCCTGGCCGGTCTGGCGCTGGCTGCGTGCGGGGGCAACACCGGTCGACCGGCTGACAGCGGCTCATCCGCCGGCGGTAAACCGACCCTGGCGCAGTGGTACCACCAGTACGGCGAGGACGGCACCGAAGCGGCGGCGAAACGGTTCGCCGCGGCGTACCCGAATGCCACCGTCAACGTGACCTGGGTGCCGGGCGACTACGACAAGAAGGTCGCCGCCTCGCTGCTGACCAACGCCGGGCCGGACGTCTTCGAAGCGGGCAACGGTCCGAGTATCGACATGATCCTGGGAAACCAGGTGGTCGACCTCAGCGGACTGCTCGGTGACGCCCGCTCGGACTACGCACCCTGGCTGCTGGACCGGATGACCTACAAGGACAAGCTGTACGGCATCCCGCAGGACATCGACATGCAGTTGTTCGTCTACCGCAAATCGATGCTGTCCAAGGCGGGGGTCGAGCCGCCGAAGACGTTGGAGGAATTGGTCGCTGCCGCAGGCAAACTCACCACCGGCAAGGTCAAGGGCTTGTTCCTGGGCAACGACGGTGGGGCGGGTGTCGTCGGCGGTCCCATCCTGTGGTCGACCGGTCACGACTACCTGGGCCGGGACAACCAACCGGACTTCAACAATGCCGATGTCCAGTCTGCGCTGAGTACCTTCCACACCCTGTTCACCTCCGGTCACCTGCTGCTCGGCGCGCCCTCGGACTGGTCCGAACCCAACGCGATCGCCCAGGGTCTGACCGCGATGCAGTGGACCGGCCTGTGGACGCTCCCGGCCCTGACCAAGGCGCTCGGCGACGACTTCGGGGTGCTTCCGTTCCCGGCCATCGGAGCCTCCGGCAAGCAGTCGGTGCCGGTCGGCGCGTATGCGTCGGCGGTCAACGCCAAGTCGGCGCACACCAGCGCGGCGAAGGACTTCGTCAAGTGGCTCTGGGTCGACCAGACCGACAAGCAACTGGAGTGGGCTCAGTCCTACGGCTTCCACATCCCGGCGCGAATCAGCCTGCAGGCCAAGGCGGACAAGCTCAAGACCGGACCCGCGGCCGACGCGGTGCGCTACGCCACCGATTACGGTCACGTCCAGACTCCGCTGCTGTGGACGCCGACCAGCGCTGCGGCGTTCAGCGATGCGATCGACAAGATCATCCGCTCGGGAGCCAATCCGGCCAGCACTCTCGCCGGCGTCGAAAGCACCGTCAACACCGAGTTGAAGCGGTTCGCTTGA
- a CDS encoding carbohydrate ABC transporter permease, with the protein MSSTPADAAGTTGPLPAVPARRGWRSNPHLWFWIFTGPFFAGLLIFTIFPIIWSIYLSFFEARNTVTPTHFVGLENYTRMLSDPAFRSSLLTFVVFAAFIVPTTFALSLGLAVLVNSVRAAQAFFRSVFFLPIACSYVAAALIWRNSLFSGVSSGLVNSVLGLFGKDPVAWLSVVQPPWYWLVITTVRLWLQVGFYMVLFLAALQRIPRGQYEAAALDGAVGWKAFRYITFPQLRATSTAVLMLLLVNAFQAFDEFYNLMVNSSGTYPPYARPPLVYLYNIALGSVQDFGNGSAGAVILTLIIAIFALLQGRLTGLGRRSD; encoded by the coding sequence ATGAGTAGCACGCCCGCGGACGCAGCGGGTACGACGGGGCCGCTACCCGCCGTACCCGCTCGTCGTGGTTGGCGCAGCAACCCGCACCTGTGGTTCTGGATCTTCACCGGCCCGTTCTTCGCCGGGTTGTTGATCTTCACCATCTTCCCGATCATCTGGTCGATCTACCTGTCGTTCTTCGAGGCGCGTAACACGGTGACGCCCACCCACTTCGTGGGTCTGGAGAACTACACCCGGATGTTGTCCGACCCGGCGTTCCGCTCCAGCCTGCTCACCTTCGTGGTGTTCGCCGCGTTCATCGTGCCGACGACGTTCGCGCTGTCGCTCGGGTTGGCGGTGCTGGTCAACAGCGTGCGGGCCGCACAGGCGTTCTTCCGGTCGGTGTTCTTCCTGCCGATCGCCTGTTCGTACGTCGCGGCCGCCCTGATCTGGCGCAACTCGTTGTTCTCCGGGGTCAGCTCCGGGTTGGTCAACAGCGTGCTCGGCCTCTTCGGCAAGGACCCGGTCGCCTGGCTGTCGGTCGTGCAACCGCCGTGGTACTGGTTGGTCATCACGACCGTCCGACTCTGGTTGCAGGTCGGTTTCTACATGGTGTTGTTCCTCGCGGCACTCCAACGGATCCCGCGCGGCCAGTACGAAGCGGCTGCCCTCGATGGAGCCGTCGGCTGGAAAGCGTTCCGGTACATCACGTTCCCGCAACTGCGGGCCACCTCGACCGCAGTGCTGATGCTGTTGCTGGTCAATGCGTTCCAGGCGTTCGATGAGTTCTACAACCTCATGGTCAACAGCTCCGGGACCTACCCGCCGTACGCCCGGCCACCGTTGGTCTACCTCTACAACATTGCTCTGGGCAGCGTGCAGGACTTCGGCAACGGCAGTGCGGGCGCAGTCATCCTGACGTTGATCATTGCGATCTTCGCGCTCCTACAGGGCCGGCTCACCGGCCTGGGACGGAGGTCGGACTGA
- a CDS encoding carbohydrate ABC transporter permease, which translates to MAAVGVDRSSSRVGITVRYFVLVALALVFLVPFYLMVRNALSTDAQITNPEGWTWFPSNPQWSNITEVFSDSAVPLAHSLLNSAIIAVTQTVVVLIISAMAGYGLARAKVSYANAVFYVVLATLLIPAAVTFVPTFVMVSTLGWVSTLRGLIVPGLFQALATFLFRQHFLGFPRELEEAAMIDGAGPWRTFWRIVMPTSGGMLAAVGTITFIGSWNAFLWPLVIGQDQNSWTVQLSLSTYVTAQSVNLHGMFMAALISMLPLLLMFLFLQRWIVAGVEQTGINE; encoded by the coding sequence ATGGCAGCGGTGGGGGTTGATCGCAGTTCGTCGCGGGTCGGTATCACCGTCCGCTACTTCGTCCTGGTGGCGCTCGCGCTGGTCTTCCTGGTGCCGTTCTACCTGATGGTGCGCAACGCCCTGTCGACGGATGCGCAGATCACCAACCCCGAGGGCTGGACCTGGTTCCCCAGCAACCCGCAGTGGTCGAACATCACCGAGGTCTTCTCCGATTCCGCGGTCCCGCTGGCGCACAGCCTGCTGAACTCCGCGATCATCGCCGTCACCCAGACGGTCGTGGTCCTGATCATCTCGGCGATGGCCGGGTACGGCTTGGCTCGGGCGAAGGTCAGCTACGCCAACGCCGTGTTCTACGTGGTTCTGGCCACCCTGCTGATTCCTGCCGCGGTCACCTTCGTCCCGACCTTCGTGATGGTGTCCACCCTCGGCTGGGTCTCCACGCTGCGCGGCCTCATCGTGCCGGGCCTCTTCCAGGCGCTGGCCACGTTCCTGTTCCGGCAGCATTTTCTTGGCTTCCCCCGCGAGTTGGAGGAGGCCGCGATGATCGACGGGGCCGGACCGTGGCGGACCTTCTGGCGGATCGTGATGCCCACCTCTGGGGGGATGCTCGCGGCGGTCGGCACGATCACCTTCATCGGCAGTTGGAACGCGTTCTTGTGGCCGCTGGTGATCGGCCAGGACCAGAACTCCTGGACTGTGCAGTTGTCGCTGTCGACCTACGTGACCGCGCAGAGCGTGAATCTGCACGGCATGTTCATGGCCGCGCTGATCTCGATGCTCCCGTTGCTGCTGATGTTCCTCTTCCTGCAGCGGTGGATCGTCGCAGGGGTGGAGCAGACCGGCATCAACGAGTGA
- a CDS encoding S9 family peptidase, translated as MSSPAVPPVAPRRDRLREHHGDRFVDPWAWFDHRDDPEVLAHIDAENAYTAARTAHLSSAQQTMFEELKSHIRETDVSVPVRADNYWYYSRTREGEQYEIHCRSPYVEGLGRPDPEGEVPGEQVLLDVNAEAAAHDFYEVGGLEISADESLLAILADTAGDERYDLQVRRISDGAVLDDVVRGAVYGLAWSRDGRYLFYTRCDDAWRTHQVWRHEIGKSAETDELVLQEDDPKFDLGIETSRDEQWLLIGAGSKTTTEFRLLDLNTPLAEPVLIEARAQGVEYVPEVDGDRLLIVHNLDRPDFDLACAPLADPGRPNWDPVLRGLGTERIAAAHAFASFVAVAMRREGLPAVRVLPKVGDGFGAPIDLPVDSELTSVTIGSNPMYDSPVLQVSSTSFLQPRTISDFDPATGAVQILRQRPVPNFDSSQYVEQRLWVTARDGASVPVSILHHRDLRPDGTNPGYVYGYGAYEHPTDPAVRVSWLPLLERRVVVAVAHIRGGGELGRAWYEGGRLLAKRNSFTDFVDVGHALIDQGWVAPDRLVAEGGSAGGLLIGAAVNEDPTLFRAVIAAVPFVDALTTILDPSLPLTTGEWEEWGNPLADPEVYAYMKSYTPYENIAATTYPSILATTSLHDTRVFFTEPAKWVQQLRATVTSDPQTRPVLLKTETAAGHGGQSGRYDALRDVAFELAFLLDQLGITG; from the coding sequence GTGAGTTCTCCCGCTGTCCCGCCCGTTGCCCCTCGCCGTGATCGCCTTCGCGAGCACCACGGTGACCGGTTCGTCGACCCGTGGGCGTGGTTCGACCACCGCGACGACCCCGAGGTGTTGGCTCACATCGACGCCGAGAACGCCTACACCGCGGCTCGCACCGCGCACCTGTCTTCGGCGCAGCAGACCATGTTCGAAGAATTGAAGTCGCACATCCGGGAGACCGACGTCAGCGTCCCGGTCCGTGCCGACAACTACTGGTACTACTCACGCACCCGCGAAGGTGAGCAGTACGAGATCCACTGCCGATCGCCGTACGTCGAGGGGCTGGGTCGGCCCGACCCCGAAGGTGAGGTGCCCGGCGAGCAGGTGCTGCTCGACGTGAATGCCGAAGCTGCGGCCCACGACTTCTACGAGGTCGGTGGCTTGGAGATCAGCGCGGACGAGAGCCTGTTGGCGATCCTGGCCGACACCGCGGGCGATGAGCGTTACGACCTGCAGGTGCGCCGGATCAGTGACGGTGCAGTGCTGGACGATGTCGTGCGCGGAGCGGTCTACGGGCTGGCGTGGTCACGCGATGGCCGCTATCTGTTCTACACCCGGTGCGACGACGCCTGGCGCACCCACCAGGTGTGGCGGCATGAGATCGGAAAGTCCGCTGAGACAGACGAATTGGTGTTGCAGGAGGATGACCCGAAGTTCGATCTGGGGATCGAGACCAGTCGCGACGAGCAGTGGCTGCTGATCGGCGCAGGCTCCAAGACCACGACCGAGTTCCGGTTGCTCGATCTGAACACGCCCCTGGCGGAACCCGTCCTGATCGAGGCCCGCGCCCAGGGCGTGGAATACGTCCCGGAGGTCGACGGCGACCGGTTGTTGATCGTGCACAACCTGGACCGTCCGGACTTCGACCTCGCCTGCGCTCCACTGGCCGATCCGGGCCGGCCGAACTGGGACCCGGTCCTGCGAGGACTGGGAACCGAGCGGATCGCAGCGGCGCACGCCTTCGCGTCGTTCGTGGCCGTCGCGATGCGCCGGGAGGGTCTGCCAGCGGTCCGGGTGCTGCCCAAGGTGGGTGACGGTTTCGGCGCGCCGATCGATCTGCCCGTCGACAGTGAGCTCACCAGTGTCACCATCGGGTCCAACCCGATGTACGACAGTCCCGTCCTGCAGGTCAGCAGCACCTCCTTCCTGCAGCCCCGCACGATCAGCGACTTCGATCCGGCCACGGGCGCAGTGCAGATCCTGCGGCAACGACCGGTGCCCAATTTCGACTCCTCGCAGTACGTCGAGCAGCGCCTGTGGGTGACCGCCCGCGACGGCGCATCGGTGCCGGTCTCGATCCTGCACCACCGCGACCTGCGTCCGGACGGCACCAACCCGGGCTACGTCTACGGGTACGGCGCGTACGAGCACCCGACGGATCCGGCGGTGCGCGTGTCCTGGCTGCCGCTTCTCGAACGCCGGGTCGTCGTCGCGGTCGCGCACATCCGCGGCGGTGGTGAGCTGGGCCGTGCCTGGTATGAGGGTGGCCGGTTGCTGGCCAAGAGGAACAGCTTCACCGACTTCGTCGACGTCGGGCACGCACTCATCGATCAAGGCTGGGTGGCTCCCGATCGGCTTGTCGCGGAGGGGGGTTCAGCGGGTGGTCTGCTGATCGGCGCCGCCGTCAACGAGGACCCCACGCTGTTCCGGGCGGTCATCGCCGCGGTGCCCTTCGTCGATGCGTTGACGACGATCCTGGACCCCAGCCTGCCGCTGACCACGGGGGAGTGGGAGGAGTGGGGCAACCCGCTGGCCGACCCGGAGGTCTACGCGTACATGAAGTCCTACACGCCGTACGAGAACATCGCGGCCACGACGTATCCGTCCATCCTGGCCACGACCAGCCTGCACGACACGCGGGTCTTCTTCACCGAACCAGCCAAGTGGGTGCAGCAGTTGCGGGCTACGGTCACCAGCGACCCGCAGACCCGGCCGGTGCTGCTGAAAACCGAAACCGCAGCCGGTCACGGCGGACAGTCGGGACGCTACGACGCGCTGCGCGATGTGGCCTTCGAACTGGCCTTCCTGCTGGACCAACTCGGGATCACCGGCTGA
- a CDS encoding DUF2200 domain-containing protein — translation MSRIFDSPVASVYPLYVAKAERKGRTQDEVDQIIEWLTGFDTAALQRHLDAGTTFTEFFAAAQLNPRVDLITGSVCGVKVQDVQDPLMQRIRYLDKLIDELAKGKPMDRILR, via the coding sequence ATGAGCCGCATCTTCGACTCACCCGTTGCCTCGGTCTACCCGCTTTACGTCGCCAAAGCCGAGCGCAAGGGCCGCACCCAGGACGAGGTCGACCAGATCATCGAGTGGCTGACCGGCTTCGACACGGCGGCGTTGCAGCGACACCTGGATGCGGGGACCACCTTCACCGAGTTCTTCGCCGCGGCCCAGCTGAACCCCCGCGTCGATCTGATCACCGGCTCGGTCTGCGGGGTGAAGGTCCAGGACGTCCAGGATCCGCTGATGCAGCGAATCCGCTACTTGGACAAGCTGATCGACGAACTAGCCAAGGGCAAGCCGATGGACCGCATCCTGCGCTGA
- a CDS encoding HIT family protein yields MSGCVFCSIVAGETPAFVVADDDQTISFLDVRPVFKGHVLVVPRQHIVTLGDLPSDLLAPYFAAVQRICVALPVALGAQGSWVAENNIVSQSVPHLHTHVVPRTKGDGLRGFFWPRTTYAQGEAQEYADRIRAALESP; encoded by the coding sequence CTGAGCGGCTGCGTCTTCTGTTCCATCGTCGCCGGTGAGACACCGGCGTTCGTCGTCGCGGATGACGACCAGACGATCTCCTTCTTGGACGTCCGGCCGGTGTTCAAGGGACACGTACTCGTCGTACCCCGCCAACACATCGTTACGTTGGGTGATCTGCCGAGCGATCTGCTGGCGCCGTACTTCGCTGCGGTGCAACGGATCTGCGTTGCCCTGCCGGTCGCCCTCGGCGCCCAGGGCAGCTGGGTGGCCGAGAACAACATCGTCAGTCAGTCGGTGCCGCATCTGCACACGCACGTGGTGCCCCGCACCAAGGGCGACGGCCTGCGCGGGTTCTTCTGGCCACGCACCACATACGCACAGGGCGAGGCGCAGGAGTACGCCGACCGCATCCGTGCCGCCCTCGAGTCGCCGTAG
- a CDS encoding SRPBCC family protein has protein sequence MADKTAPNNLQAEIEVDAPPAKVWALVSDLPAMARWSPQTFRTFLRGSGKGAKMININKAGWRIWPTTSMIKDFEPDKRLMFKVRENKAKWSYDLEPLDGGSRTKIIETRDVSGGTSGISHFLVDKFFGGNSNFESVLQADMNKTLQRIKTEVEGS, from the coding sequence ATGGCCGACAAGACCGCTCCGAACAACCTGCAGGCCGAGATCGAGGTCGATGCCCCGCCGGCCAAGGTCTGGGCGTTGGTCTCCGACCTGCCGGCCATGGCGCGCTGGAGCCCCCAGACCTTCCGCACCTTCCTGCGTGGCTCGGGCAAGGGCGCGAAGATGATCAACATCAACAAGGCCGGCTGGCGGATCTGGCCAACGACCTCGATGATCAAAGACTTCGAGCCGGACAAGCGACTGATGTTCAAGGTCCGCGAGAACAAGGCCAAGTGGAGCTACGACCTCGAACCGCTCGACGGTGGCAGCCGCACCAAGATCATCGAGACCCGGGACGTGTCCGGTGGCACCTCGGGTATCTCGCACTTCCTGGTCGACAAGTTCTTCGGCGGCAACAGCAACTTCGAATCTGTGCTGCAAGCGGATATGAACAAGACCCTGCAGCGGATCAAGACCGAGGTCGAAGGCTCCTGA
- a CDS encoding lysoplasmalogenase, whose amino-acid sequence MSSWPRLRSAVVARVRQRPELVVYVPLAVATAAAGALGRRPLLVVAKSALVPTLQAGAWLRGSRDPILFGATSAGWLGDVILLPRPHTQPADAERRQLRCGAIAFGLQQIGYVTLMARAGVRPRPRRVVAVLPWLGGLSVLDTVTGAGSAPDAIITAYGVLLGGMAIMAWSSPSTAMQTGGVLFLASDSMILIREKVLSATMARAATEAFVLGTYAAAQALLIRALETPGDRPGPTG is encoded by the coding sequence ATGTCGTCGTGGCCCCGTCTCCGATCAGCCGTCGTCGCCCGGGTGCGGCAACGTCCTGAACTCGTCGTGTATGTGCCCCTGGCTGTAGCCACGGCCGCAGCGGGCGCGCTGGGTCGGCGCCCCCTGCTGGTGGTGGCGAAGTCTGCGTTGGTGCCGACTCTCCAGGCCGGTGCCTGGCTGCGGGGCAGCCGCGACCCAATCCTGTTCGGAGCAACCAGCGCGGGATGGCTGGGTGACGTGATCCTGCTGCCGCGGCCGCACACCCAGCCAGCCGATGCCGAGCGGCGCCAACTGCGCTGCGGGGCAATAGCGTTCGGTCTTCAGCAGATTGGCTACGTGACGTTGATGGCTCGGGCCGGTGTCCGGCCGCGGCCACGCCGGGTAGTCGCCGTTCTCCCGTGGTTGGGCGGACTGTCGGTCCTGGACACCGTCACGGGTGCGGGCTCGGCGCCGGACGCGATCATCACGGCGTACGGCGTTCTGCTCGGTGGCATGGCGATCATGGCCTGGTCGTCGCCGTCGACAGCGATGCAGACCGGGGGAGTGCTCTTCCTGGCTTCGGATTCGATGATCCTGATCCGGGAGAAAGTGTTGAGCGCCACGATGGCGCGCGCGGCCACCGAGGCCTTCGTCCTGGGCACCTACGCGGCCGCCCAGGCGCTGCTGATCAGGGCTCTTGAGACTCCAGGCGACCGGCCAGGCCCCACCGGGTAA
- a CDS encoding oxidoreductase, whose protein sequence is MITLYGALGGSATVHALADAWHRRVLADPVVSHAFRRFEPDHTQRLAAYWTQAWGGPADYTATYGSESDLVRMHSGNGEHEEMNRRAIACFDAALSDAGVPEGELRDALHDYFAFMTTGPMYAYHESAADVPDDLTVTRWGLAGRLESQEP, encoded by the coding sequence GTGATCACGCTGTACGGCGCCCTCGGCGGCTCGGCGACCGTCCACGCGTTGGCTGACGCCTGGCACCGTCGGGTCCTGGCCGATCCCGTTGTCAGCCATGCGTTCCGCCGGTTCGAGCCCGATCACACGCAGCGGTTGGCCGCCTACTGGACGCAGGCGTGGGGCGGTCCGGCGGACTACACCGCTACCTACGGCAGCGAGTCAGATCTGGTGCGAATGCACTCGGGCAACGGCGAGCACGAGGAGATGAACCGGCGGGCAATCGCGTGCTTCGACGCAGCGCTGTCCGATGCAGGCGTCCCCGAGGGCGAACTGCGGGACGCACTGCACGACTACTTCGCCTTCATGACCACCGGGCCGATGTACGCCTATCACGAGTCCGCGGCTGATGTGCCGGACGATCTGACGGTTACCCGGTGGGGCCTGGCCGGTCGCCTGGAGTCTCAAGAGCCCTGA
- a CDS encoding aminotransferase class I/II-fold pyridoxal phosphate-dependent enzyme, producing the protein MGTDPAGLRGEAPLLDAWLRFQERSPTPFTIPGHKQRRDLVGDVVAGDVPLYAGLDTMKLATGVLGEAEARAARLWGADFCRFSTDGATHANQSVALAFGGDGGRVVVSRSLHRSMLLGLVLAGLEPVWVRPEVDRATGLPLGVRPDDVRRVVAENPDVRAVFVGDPSYVGTVGDMRGLAAAAHDYDVPLVVDAAWAAHFGFHPDLPEHALALGADVVVTSAHKTLPAWSQAALILARGGRVDLRRLDAAVDATATTSPAGAILASTDAARALLARDGVALLGPAILAARQARRQLRDVAGLVVLEGAHVDPLKLTVVLPGTGADGIAVERELIERGLPVESADRDVIIAVVSLADTETSIAAYTQALIAAIEHHRGPARDVVDAGIYQVEPEMVTTPRRAYFAAAQAVPLHDAVGEVSAELVAPYPPGIPVLAPGERITRRSLSTLEAAARAGVRIAYAADPSLRTLRVVRA; encoded by the coding sequence ATGGGTACTGATCCGGCCGGGTTGCGCGGCGAGGCTCCGTTGCTCGATGCGTGGCTGCGATTCCAGGAGCGATCGCCGACGCCGTTCACGATCCCCGGTCACAAACAACGCAGGGATCTCGTGGGTGATGTGGTTGCCGGGGACGTGCCGCTGTACGCCGGTCTGGACACGATGAAACTGGCAACGGGGGTTCTCGGGGAGGCCGAGGCACGTGCTGCGCGGCTGTGGGGTGCAGACTTCTGCCGTTTCTCCACCGACGGTGCGACGCACGCGAACCAGTCGGTCGCGTTGGCGTTCGGGGGCGACGGGGGCCGCGTCGTGGTGAGCCGATCGTTGCATCGCTCGATGTTGCTGGGTCTGGTGCTCGCCGGCCTGGAGCCGGTGTGGGTGCGTCCTGAGGTTGACCGGGCCACCGGGTTGCCGTTGGGGGTGCGACCCGATGATGTACGCCGTGTGGTCGCCGAAAACCCTGACGTGCGAGCCGTTTTCGTGGGGGATCCGTCCTACGTCGGCACGGTAGGGGACATGCGCGGCTTGGCTGCGGCCGCACACGACTACGACGTACCGCTCGTGGTGGATGCAGCGTGGGCTGCACACTTCGGGTTCCACCCCGATCTACCCGAGCATGCGCTCGCGCTGGGCGCCGACGTGGTGGTGACCAGCGCCCACAAGACGCTGCCGGCGTGGAGCCAGGCGGCGTTGATCCTGGCGAGGGGCGGCCGGGTCGATCTGCGCCGGTTGGACGCCGCCGTCGATGCGACGGCGACGACCAGCCCGGCGGGGGCGATCCTGGCCAGCACCGATGCCGCGCGAGCGCTGCTGGCGCGAGACGGCGTGGCGCTGCTCGGGCCGGCGATCCTGGCTGCCCGGCAGGCGCGGCGGCAGCTTCGCGACGTTGCGGGATTGGTGGTTCTCGAGGGCGCCCACGTCGATCCGCTCAAACTCACCGTCGTGCTGCCGGGGACCGGGGCGGACGGTATCGCCGTCGAGCGGGAGTTGATCGAGCGCGGCTTGCCGGTCGAGTCCGCTGATCGCGACGTCATCATCGCGGTGGTCTCGCTGGCGGACACCGAGACCAGCATTGCGGCGTACACCCAAGCGCTCATCGCGGCGATCGAGCACCATCGCGGACCGGCGCGGGACGTGGTGGATGCGGGGATCTACCAGGTGGAGCCGGAGATGGTGACAACTCCACGCCGAGCGTATTTCGCCGCTGCGCAGGCCGTTCCGCTGCACGATGCGGTAGGTGAGGTGAGCGCGGAGTTGGTTGCGCCGTACCCGCCGGGCATCCCGGTGCTGGCGCCGGGGGAACGCATCACGCGACGGAGTCTGTCGACCCTGGAGGCCGCGGCCCGCGCGGGGGTGCGTATTGCCTACGCCGCCGATCCGAGTCTGCGAACGCTCAGGGTCGTGCGGGCGTGA
- a CDS encoding DeoR/GlpR family DNA-binding transcription regulator — MLAQQRQEFILRQVAQNGGVRVSRIVGELGVSDMTVRRDIDVLVAKGLVTKVHGGAIATRGSSAGDGGTGPTTNSYPVLGRAAASLVDDGATIALSAGAAAYAVATELRTTAGLSVVTNSPSVEEALHDPSRDDRTVVLTGGARTANGGLAGPVAIDTLARTHVDVAIISAAAVDIEAGVTTSNLQEAQVERAMIHAARRVVVVADRAAWGTALLTTVSDLSRVDVLVTDAVLSEGARRELGRRSVRVYTVNSPAVIQMPAVAL, encoded by the coding sequence ATGTTGGCTCAGCAGCGACAAGAATTCATCCTGCGCCAGGTTGCCCAGAACGGTGGAGTTCGCGTCTCTCGCATCGTCGGTGAACTCGGGGTCAGCGACATGACGGTTCGCAGGGACATCGATGTGCTGGTCGCCAAGGGGCTGGTGACCAAGGTGCACGGTGGCGCGATCGCCACCCGCGGTAGCTCAGCGGGCGACGGCGGCACGGGGCCGACGACGAACTCCTATCCGGTGCTGGGACGCGCCGCAGCGAGTCTGGTCGACGACGGCGCCACGATCGCCCTGTCGGCGGGGGCGGCGGCGTACGCGGTGGCCACCGAGTTGCGCACCACAGCCGGCCTGAGTGTGGTGACCAACTCGCCGTCGGTTGAGGAAGCCCTGCACGATCCGTCCCGGGACGACCGGACGGTGGTGCTCACCGGCGGGGCCCGGACCGCCAATGGCGGCCTGGCCGGGCCGGTCGCGATCGATACGCTCGCGCGGACACACGTGGATGTGGCGATCATCTCGGCAGCTGCCGTCGACATCGAAGCCGGTGTCACGACGTCGAACCTGCAGGAGGCGCAGGTGGAGCGGGCGATGATTCACGCAGCCCGGCGCGTGGTGGTCGTCGCCGACCGCGCCGCCTGGGGGACCGCACTGCTCACGACGGTCAGTGACCTGAGCCGGGTTGACGTGTTGGTGACCGACGCGGTGCTGTCCGAGGGAGCACGACGCGAGCTGGGCCGACGTTCCGTGCGGGTCTACACGGTGAATTCCCCGGCAGTCATCCAGATGCCCGCCGTGGCGCTGTGA
- a CDS encoding TetR/AcrR family transcriptional regulator, whose protein sequence is MTPTTVGRPPDEELTARILRATVEIVFEVGYDQLRIEHVAKRVGCGKTAIYRRFPDKGDLVAAAAMSIMHLGEVPDTGDIVEDLLQHTLINVENQNLTRLREGSTNAIAAALDPAVFPVLWDRFFSRRRDNGIRLIERAIERGQIAADTNADLLLDTLASLSFYRSTVRGVGVTTEQYRWLVQTLVANPPREPQDS, encoded by the coding sequence GTGACTCCGACCACCGTGGGGCGTCCACCGGACGAGGAACTGACTGCCCGCATCCTGCGTGCCACGGTCGAGATCGTCTTCGAGGTGGGCTACGACCAGTTGCGCATCGAGCACGTGGCCAAACGGGTCGGGTGCGGAAAAACGGCCATCTACCGCCGCTTTCCGGACAAAGGGGACCTTGTCGCCGCAGCAGCGATGTCGATCATGCACCTGGGCGAGGTCCCGGACACCGGCGACATCGTCGAGGATCTCCTGCAGCACACGCTGATCAACGTGGAGAACCAGAACCTCACCCGGCTGCGCGAGGGCAGCACCAATGCCATCGCAGCCGCGCTGGATCCCGCCGTCTTCCCGGTGCTGTGGGATCGGTTCTTCAGCCGTCGCCGGGACAACGGGATCCGGCTCATCGAACGAGCCATCGAACGTGGTCAGATCGCTGCAGACACCAACGCTGACCTGCTGCTGGACACGCTCGCGTCGCTCAGCTTCTACCGGTCGACGGTGCGCGGTGTCGGCGTCACCACCGAGCAGTACCGATGGCTCGTGCAGACCCTCGTGGCCAACCCACCACGGGAGCCGCAGGATTCCTGA